In Microaerobacter geothermalis, the genomic stretch CATGCCAATTCTAAAAACATGGGATTTGGTCAAGACTAAGGGTATGATTGAAGAAGGAGGAGAATCGTGTGGTTAAAGAACGGCTGAAGGTGACCATCCGCTGCAACAAGTGCGGAGAGAGATATACGTTAAGAGGTACCGTTACAAAAGGGGGAAAGCTTGAAACAGGATTTAAGCGTTGTTTATGTGATAATGACAAAGATTTCAAAATATCTTCCGATCAATTTTGAAGGGGCAAAATAATTGTCTCTTTTTTTTTGTATAATCAGTTTCCTATCAACTCAAAATAAAAGCAGAACCTTTCAACAATGGAGGACATATCCAATGCACCTTACATTGGTCATGTTGCCGAAGCAGCTGTCATTCATAAATGGATACGGTTCAGACCACAGGTGAGAAATATGAAAAAACATCTTCGCTAGGTAGGAGGTTGACAGATGATGTATAAATGGATAAGTGGAATTTTACTTCCTGTTCTGCTTGTTGCCCTCGTTGCTGTAGGCTTTTGGGGTTATCAAGAAAACCAAGAAAAAAATTCGATCCTGATCAAAGCAGAAAATCAGTATCAAAGGGCCTTTCATGATTTGAATTACCATATGGATAAGCTGACAGATGAGATAGGCAGAACATTAGCGGTTAATTCAAGAAAAATGACCACGGAATGTTTGACCAACATTTGGAGGTTGGCGTATGCTGCCCAATCAGATGTGGGACAACTACCATTAACACTGATGCCTTTTAATAAAACAGAGGAGTTTTTAGCAAAAATTGCTGATTTTTCATATCAAACGGCCCTTCGGGATTTGGAGAAAAGGCCATTGTCACAAGAGGAAAAAGCGACCTTATCCACCCTTTATTCTTCTGCAAAAAAAATCAGAAAGGAATTAAATGGGGTTCAAACGAAGGTTATCGATAAACAGCTTCGTTGGATGGACGTTGAGACGGCTTTGGCAACAGAGGATAAACAAATGGATAATACCATTATTGATGGATTTAAAACTGTGGACAAACAAGTTCAGGAATATCACGACATTGACTGGGGAGCAACAGTTAGTAATTTAGAAACAAGAAAAAAGGAAAGAATAAAAAACATAAAAGGAAAGGAAATTACAGCAGAACAAGCGAAAGAAAAAGCATATTCTTATCTGGGGTTACCTAAAGGATCCGTATTGAAGGTTTCTGAAAACAAAGAAGGGCTTGAATATAAGTCATACAGTATTTCATTGGATAACCCAAAATCAAAGCAGGATATAAAAATGGATGTTACTAAAACCGGTGGACATGTCATATGGTTTTTAAATAACAGGGATGTAGCACAACCCAAAATAGATCTTGAACAGGCAAGGGTCAAGGCTGATCAATTTTTAAAAAGGCATGGTTACCCTCCCATGGAATCCATAAAAATGAACCAATATGATAATTTGGGTCTCTTTACCTTTGTGTATAAGCAGGGGAATGTGTTTGTCTACCCCGATGCCATCACCGTCAAAGTTGCATTGGATAAAGGTGAAGTGATTGGTCTTAATGCAGAAGAGTATCTCTTATCCCACACAAAACGGGAGATTCCAAGACCAGCTTTGTCAGAAAATGAAGCCCGATCCAAGGTAAACGGGAATGTGAAAGTACAAGAAAGCAGATTGGTGCTGATTGAAAGTGACGGTGGCAAAGAAGTTCTTACTTATGAATTTTTAACGACATTAAATGATGAGACCTATCGTATCTATATTAATGCCCTTACAGGAGAAGAGGAAGAAGTTGAAAAACTGAAGGAAGAGGAAGCAATCTGAAAAAATGGGGGTACTCCCCCTTTTTCTCATCTTCCTGTATAATGGAAGAAGCTTCATTTTACAGGGGGAGGGAATATGTATCCAACCATTAACCAGATGCTTTTTTTTCAGATTCTGACAACTGATGAAGAAGAAGTGAAAAAGGAATATAAAGCAAGGGTAGCCGACCGAAATGAGCATTATATTGCCACAGAAATTCCTCTGGAAGTAACGACAGGCAGAATGAAAATATTCTTACCGGGTACTGAGATCTTAGTTTGGTATATCGCTGCTGACGGTTCCCGTATACAATTCAAAACACAAATTCTGGGCAGAAAAGAAGACCAAATTCCTTTGTTAATCATAAAAACTCCTTCAATAAAGGAATTAAAAAAAACACAGCGGAGGAATTTCTTAAGGGTACCTGCAGAATTGGAACTTTCCATTCAGGGTGGAAAAAACGGGGTGCATGTTCTGGTTAAAACAAGGGATATCAGCGGTGGCGGAGTTGCCTTTACCTGTGAGGAACAAGTTCTATTAAAAAAAGATGATGAGTTGGTTTGCTGGTTGGTTCTTCCTTTAAGGACTGGAGGCGTAACCCATGCCAATTTCATTGGCAAAGTACTTCGCGTGGAGCCGCCTAAAGAAAAAGGATTGCATCAATGGGTTTCATTAAAGATTGATCAAATCTCAAACCAGGACCAACAAAAATTAGTCAGGTATTGTTTTGAAAGACAGCTGGAATTGCGAAAAAAAGGCTACTTTGACTCATTATAAAGAGCCTGTTCAGACAGCACTTTTTACCGGACTTTTTGAACATTCTATAAATAGGAGTTTCAACAGTCTCATTAGGATTGAGGGATCATCAATGAATGGCAAACAAAAAACATATGATGAA encodes the following:
- the ypeB gene encoding germination protein YpeB, which produces MMYKWISGILLPVLLVALVAVGFWGYQENQEKNSILIKAENQYQRAFHDLNYHMDKLTDEIGRTLAVNSRKMTTECLTNIWRLAYAAQSDVGQLPLTLMPFNKTEEFLAKIADFSYQTALRDLEKRPLSQEEKATLSTLYSSAKKIRKELNGVQTKVIDKQLRWMDVETALATEDKQMDNTIIDGFKTVDKQVQEYHDIDWGATVSNLETRKKERIKNIKGKEITAEQAKEKAYSYLGLPKGSVLKVSENKEGLEYKSYSISLDNPKSKQDIKMDVTKTGGHVIWFLNNRDVAQPKIDLEQARVKADQFLKRHGYPPMESIKMNQYDNLGLFTFVYKQGNVFVYPDAITVKVALDKGEVIGLNAEEYLLSHTKREIPRPALSENEARSKVNGNVKVQESRLVLIESDGGKEVLTYEFLTTLNDETYRIYINALTGEEEEVEKLKEEEAI
- a CDS encoding flagellar brake protein, translated to MYPTINQMLFFQILTTDEEEVKKEYKARVADRNEHYIATEIPLEVTTGRMKIFLPGTEILVWYIAADGSRIQFKTQILGRKEDQIPLLIIKTPSIKELKKTQRRNFLRVPAELELSIQGGKNGVHVLVKTRDISGGGVAFTCEEQVLLKKDDELVCWLVLPLRTGGVTHANFIGKVLRVEPPKEKGLHQWVSLKIDQISNQDQQKLVRYCFERQLELRKKGYFDSL